The following are encoded in a window of Lacinutrix sp. WUR7 genomic DNA:
- a CDS encoding DUF192 domain-containing protein — MKFRILTTTILCATLFLSACKEQKRDIEPIEVSFNKEGDLTIYKAATDSIVTRLDIEIADTDYDVQTGLMYRNSMQENQAMLFVFPSMRERFFYMKNTRIPLDLIYLDNDKHIVSFQENAVPFDEASLPSKVPAQYVLEINAGLAEKWLLEVGDRIEYIEINEK, encoded by the coding sequence ATGAAATTTAGAATACTTACCACTACTATTTTATGCGCAACCTTATTTTTAAGCGCTTGTAAAGAACAAAAAAGAGACATAGAACCTATTGAAGTTTCCTTTAACAAAGAAGGAGATCTTACTATATACAAAGCTGCTACAGACTCTATAGTTACTAGATTAGACATAGAAATTGCAGATACAGATTACGATGTGCAAACTGGGTTAATGTACAGAAATTCTATGCAAGAAAACCAAGCCATGTTATTTGTATTTCCTAGCATGCGCGAACGTTTTTTCTATATGAAAAACACCAGAATCCCTTTAGACCTCATCTATTTAGATAACGATAAACATATTGTAAGTTTTCAAGAAAACGCGGTACCTTTTGACGAAGCTTCTTTGCCATCTAAAGTTCCTGCGCAATATGTTTTAGAAATAAATGCTGGATTAGCCGAAAAATGGCTTTTAGAGGTTGGTGATAGAATAGAATACATCGAAATAAATGAAAAATAA